One stretch of Amycolatopsis sp. NBC_00345 DNA includes these proteins:
- a CDS encoding acyl-CoA dehydrogenase family protein has protein sequence MDAEDFGQVLAAVREFVRKEVVPRETEIDERDEIPAEIREKAAGLGLFGWALPEEYGGLGLGMAEDVRLAVELGYTTPAFRSLFGTNNGIAGQAIVAYGTPDQRTRWLPRLAAGQTIASFALTEAEAGSDPSGLTSRAVRDGEVFRLNGAKRFITNAPLAELFVVFARTEPGSTGRHGISALLVPAGSKGVTVGPHDKKMGQAGAWTAEVFFDDVEVPVSALVGEEGQGYRIAMASLARGRLHIAALCVGMAERALGEAVDYARTARQGGRPIGEYQLVQALLAESHAELAAGRAMVHEAAAAYDSGEDRKLGPSSAKLFCTEMLGRVADRAVQVHGGAGYLRGVTVERIYRDARLFRIYEGTSEIQKLVIARQLLRES, from the coding sequence GTGGACGCCGAGGACTTCGGACAGGTATTGGCCGCCGTGCGCGAGTTCGTGCGCAAGGAGGTCGTGCCCCGGGAGACCGAGATCGACGAGCGGGACGAGATCCCCGCCGAGATCCGGGAGAAGGCCGCCGGGCTCGGCCTGTTCGGCTGGGCGCTGCCGGAGGAGTACGGCGGGCTCGGGCTGGGCATGGCCGAGGACGTCCGGCTCGCGGTCGAGCTGGGCTACACGACCCCGGCGTTCCGCTCGTTGTTCGGCACCAACAACGGCATCGCGGGCCAGGCGATCGTCGCCTACGGCACGCCGGACCAGCGCACCCGCTGGCTGCCGCGGCTCGCCGCCGGGCAGACGATCGCGTCGTTCGCGCTGACCGAGGCCGAGGCGGGCTCGGACCCGAGCGGGCTGACCAGCCGCGCCGTGCGTGACGGCGAGGTCTTCCGGCTCAACGGCGCCAAGCGCTTCATCACCAACGCGCCGCTCGCTGAGCTGTTCGTGGTGTTCGCCCGCACCGAACCGGGCAGCACCGGCCGGCACGGGATCTCCGCACTGCTCGTGCCCGCCGGCTCGAAGGGCGTCACCGTCGGGCCGCACGACAAGAAGATGGGCCAGGCCGGCGCGTGGACCGCCGAGGTGTTCTTCGACGACGTCGAGGTGCCGGTGTCCGCGCTCGTCGGCGAGGAGGGCCAGGGCTACCGGATCGCGATGGCGTCACTGGCCCGCGGCCGGCTGCACATCGCCGCGCTGTGCGTCGGCATGGCGGAGCGGGCGCTGGGCGAGGCGGTCGACTACGCCCGCACCGCGCGTCAGGGCGGTCGGCCGATCGGCGAGTACCAGCTGGTGCAGGCCCTGCTGGCCGAGTCGCACGCCGAGCTCGCCGCCGGGCGCGCGATGGTGCACGAGGCCGCCGCGGCGTACGACTCGGGCGAGGACCGGAAGCTCGGCCCGTCCTCGGCGAAGCTGTTCTGCACGGAGATGCTCGGCCGCGTCGCCGACCGCGCCGTGCAGGTGCACGGCGGGGCCGGCTACCTGCGCGGCGTCACGGTCGAGCGGATCTACCGCGACGCGCGGCTGTTCCGGATCTACGAAGGCACGAGCGAGATCCAGAAGCTCGTCATCGCCCGTCAGCTGCTCCGGGAGTCCTGA
- a CDS encoding aminotransferase class V-fold PLP-dependent enzyme produces the protein MVSFQPDDIARARAETPGCTGVAHFNNAGSALPPARVTDTMVDYLRHEALVGGYEAAAAAAERTDAVYASVARLLNADVDDIALTDNATRSWQAVFYALPFKPGDRILTSRAEYASNAIAFLQIARRTGARVEVVADDAGGQLDVDDLRARIDDDVKLVAVSHVPTQGGLVNPAEEIGAVTSAAGVPFLLDACQSAGQIDLDVTRIRCDALSATGRKYLRGPRGTGFLYVHPRLRDRLEPAMLDLHSASWESPTEYVVDPTAKRFEVWERDFAAVLGLGAAVDYALEWGLPAIEERVAALAATMRSRFGEIPGVRVHDVGTRRCGLVTFSLAGMPAEQVKARLTAAKINTSVTHATSAQYDFTARGLPDLVRASVHYYNNEDEIDRLVREVTGLAQDSRSS, from the coding sequence ATGGTCAGTTTCCAGCCCGACGACATCGCCCGCGCCCGAGCGGAGACGCCCGGCTGCACCGGCGTCGCCCACTTCAACAACGCCGGCTCCGCGCTCCCGCCAGCGCGAGTCACCGACACGATGGTCGATTACCTGCGTCACGAGGCGCTGGTCGGCGGTTACGAGGCCGCCGCCGCGGCGGCCGAGCGCACGGACGCGGTGTACGCGTCGGTCGCGCGGCTGCTCAACGCGGACGTCGACGACATCGCGCTGACGGACAACGCGACCCGTTCGTGGCAGGCGGTGTTCTACGCGCTGCCGTTCAAGCCCGGCGACCGGATCCTGACCTCGCGCGCCGAGTACGCGAGCAACGCGATCGCTTTCCTGCAGATCGCGCGTCGCACCGGCGCCCGCGTGGAGGTGGTGGCCGACGACGCCGGCGGCCAGCTCGACGTCGACGACCTGCGCGCCCGGATCGACGACGACGTGAAGCTCGTCGCCGTCAGCCACGTGCCGACGCAGGGCGGGCTGGTGAACCCGGCCGAGGAGATCGGCGCGGTGACGTCGGCCGCGGGCGTCCCGTTCCTGCTCGACGCGTGCCAGTCGGCCGGGCAGATCGACCTCGACGTCACCCGCATCCGGTGCGACGCGCTGAGCGCCACCGGCCGCAAGTACCTGCGCGGGCCCCGTGGCACCGGCTTCCTCTACGTGCACCCGCGGCTGCGCGACCGGCTGGAGCCGGCGATGCTCGACCTGCACTCCGCCAGCTGGGAGTCGCCGACGGAGTACGTGGTGGACCCGACGGCGAAGCGGTTCGAGGTCTGGGAGCGCGACTTCGCCGCCGTGCTCGGCCTCGGCGCCGCCGTCGACTACGCGCTGGAGTGGGGCCTGCCGGCGATCGAAGAGCGCGTCGCCGCACTGGCCGCCACGATGCGGTCACGTTTCGGCGAGATCCCCGGAGTGCGGGTGCACGACGTGGGGACGCGCCGGTGCGGGCTGGTCACGTTCAGCCTCGCCGGGATGCCGGCCGAGCAGGTCAAGGCCCGGCTGACGGCGGCGAAGATCAACACCAGCGTCACCCACGCGACGTCCGCGCAGTACGACTTCACCGCCCGTGGCCTGCCCGACCTGGTCCGCGCGTCGGTGCACTACTACAACAACGAGGACGAGATCGACCGGCTCGTACGCGAAGTGACCGGGCTGGCTCAGGACTCCCGGAGCAGCTGA